A window of Corticium candelabrum chromosome 3, ooCorCand1.1, whole genome shotgun sequence contains these coding sequences:
- the LOC134177515 gene encoding arylsulfatase B-like, with protein sequence MMANRPAAMALLTALCLIPVARARHNQPPHIFLVLVDDWGWANVGYHRDEPTDEVVTPNIDRLCKEEGIELNNFYAHAVCGPSRASLLSGRFPIHVSVDNGDVTMNDPSNKVDGYAGISPPMTSMAEKLKTAGYATHQIGKWDAGMVVPQQIPAGKGFDSSYGFFHHGGDYRTYKTSHCPDMNITGGQLRDFWDTDGPADVDVDKEIYVEKLYTAKMLDIISNHDAQTPLFLYYAPHLVHTPLDVPLKYLAKFHFIDNEHRRIYAGMVNYLDDIIGTVTDALKNHNLWDDTLMIMMSDNGGPIYSGGGATNYPLRGGKRSNFQGGVRVNAFASGGILPSSTHGKTKNGLMALCDLYTTFCSLANVSHVDERSSSLGLPEVDGVDMSEYLLDETDEVQSPRDEVYLGQHIKDGVNQTEGIGSGIIYKNWKYIHGQVLYGTWSGPFSPNDTSSIPSNVDPHDCPESGCLFDLLEDETEHNDLSDSSEHAHVLKFMQVKWAHMMSTMYLPNRGEADPLACEVGRDHYHGFYGPFRGIGTEL encoded by the exons ATGATGGCAAACCGACCGGCTGCAATGGCCCTCTTGACTGCTTTATGTCTGATCCCAGTTGCCCGTGCTAGACACAATCAACCTCCACACATCTTTCTCGTTCTGGTCGATGACTGGGGATGGGCAAACGTCGGTTACCACCGAGACGAACCTACAGACGAAGTCGTCACCCCAAACATCGACAGGCTGTGCAAAGAAGAAGGAATCGAGCTCAACAACTTCTATGCTCACGCCGTCTGCGGCCCCTCCCGGGCCTCCCTCCTCAGCGGCCGCTTCCCCATCCACGTCAGCGTCGACAACGGCGACGTGACGATGAACGACCCGAGCAACAAGGTCGACGGCTACGCCGGCATCTCTCCGCCGATGACGAGCATGGCGGAGAAGCTCAAAACGGCCGGATATGCCACACATCAGATAGGAAAGTGGGACGCCGGTATGGTGGTGCCCCAACAGATACCCGCAGGAAAGGGATTCGACAGCAGCTACGGATTTTTCCACCACGGGGGTGACTACCGCACCTACAAGACAAGCCACTGTCCGGACATGAACATAACGGGCGGTCAGTTGCGAGACTTCTGGGACACGGACGGTCCTGCTGACGTTGATGTTGACAAGGAAATCTATGTGGAGAAGTTGTACACGGCCAAGATGCTCGATATTATTAGCAACCACGACGCGCAGACGCCGCTGTTTTTATACTACGCGCCGCATCTCGTTCATACGCCGTTGGACGTGCCGCTGAAGTATCTTGCAAAGTTCCATTTTATTGATAACGAACACCGTCGCATCTACGCCGGAATGGTCAACTATCTGGACGACATCATCGGAACGGTAACCGACGCCTTGAAGAATCATAATCTTTGGGATGACACGCTCATGATTATGATGTCGGACAACGGAG GTCCCATCTATTCCGGAGGTGGGGCGACCAACTATCCTCTAAGGGGAGGGAAAAGGAGCAACTTCCAGGGCGGAGTTCGAGTCAATGCTTTCGCTTCTGGTGGCATCTTGCCTTCGAGTACTCATGGGAAGACAAAAAATGGACTGATGGCGTTGTGTGATCTCTACACGACGTTCTGCTCGCTGGCCAACGTTTCTCACGTCGACGAGCGATCAAGCTCCTTAGGCCTTCCAGAGGTCGACGGCGTGGACATGTCTGAGTATCTGCTGGACGAAACGGACGAGGTGCAATCGCCTAGAGACGAAGTCTACCTCGGACAACACATCAAGGACGGAGTGAATCAAACAGAAGGCATCGGATCGGGCATAATCTACAAGAACTGGAAGTACATCCATGGACAAGTTCTGTACGGAACGTGGAGTGGACCGTTCTCTCCCAACGACACATCATCGATCCCGTCCAACGTCGATCCTCACGACTGCCCCGAAAGTGGCTGCCTCTTCGATCTGCTCGAAGATGAAACGGAACACAATGATCTCTCAGACAGTTCAGAACATGCTCACGTGTTGAAATTCATGCAAGTAAAATGGGCACACATGATGTCAACCATGTATTTGCCAAATCGTGGAGAGGCAGATCCGCTTGCCTGCGAGGTGGGAAGAGACCACTATCACGGATTTTACGGTCCGTTCAGGGGTATTGGGACAgaactgtaa